Genomic DNA from Telopea speciosissima isolate NSW1024214 ecotype Mountain lineage chromosome 2, Tspe_v1, whole genome shotgun sequence:
AGATCCAATGACCAATTTTAGATTTTGAAACATTTCGTCCATAACCCTaacagcctctctctctctcctctttcccgCTCTTCTCTCGTTCTACGCCTTCTTTCATATTCTAACAACTCCCTCACTCTTCTCGCTTCGTTGGAGTGTCCATCATCGACGTCTCCCACTGCCTCAACCTACCGCTATGACCATCACACGACGGTCGCGTGTACTTAGCAACGACCCTCACTGCTCTTTCTCTTTGTCAGTAACCATCAGAGAAGGCTTcactcccatctcttttctctcaCTGACGGAGAGACCCAGCGAGAAAGGCAACACCCACATCATCTTGCTGCTGCTGCCGTTTCCATCTGTTCGAAGAAGGGGCCATTAGTTCCTCACATCGATGACTATTACCTTCACACGATGGAATACCAATCTTCTTGCTGCTGCACATCTCACTTCTTTCGCTTTCGTTGGAGTAACCATCAGAGAAGGAAACCAGTGCCTCACCCTGCCgttatggagagagagagagagacttttaGGTCTTTGACTGGTTGCAAATGTTTGTCATGGTGTAATCTTCATGGATCTTTTCTCCTTCGTTTCCACGGACGGTGCCAAAAATGTTGcacaaaaaaaacaacttgGTTTCCCTCTCTGCAACACTCAAACTAAGAATGGAAATAGTATTGGAGAACGAAAGACATTCTTGAAACTTTCTCGATTactttatttctctttctatcAAGTGAGTACATGAATGACTTGATTGTGAATGAATTTGAGTCCACCCTCTTACATGGGGCACAAGGGcctctatttatagaatttCTGCCCCAAATCCTGTTACAATAGAGCTGCCAGATGGCTTTTCCTCATTGACATGTGTCCAAAGAAGATCCAATGAccaattttaaattttgaaacatTTCGTCCATAACCCAaacagcctctctctctctctctcctctttcccgCTCTTCTCTCGTTCTACGCCTTCTTTCATATTCTAACAACTCCCTCACTCTTCTCGCTTTGTTGGAGTGTCCATCATCGACGTCTCCCACTGCCTCAACCTACCGCTGTGACCATCACACGACGGTCGCGTGTACTTAGCAACGACCCTCACTGCTCTTTCTCTTTGTCAGTAACCATCAGAGAAGGCTTCGCTCTCCCATCCCTTTTCTCTCACTGACGGAGAGACCCAGTGAGAAAGGCAAACCCACATtgtcctgctgctgctgccgtTTCCATCTGTTCGAAGAAGGGGCCATTAGTTCCTCACATCGATGACTGTTACCTTCACACGATGGAATACCAATCTTCCTGCTGATGCACATCTCACTTCTTTCACTTTCGCCGAAGTAACCATCAGAGAAGGAAACCAGTGCCTCACCCTGCCGTTGTGACCATCGCGTGTCCCAAGCAGACCAGAGGAATTGGTaaactttcttttccttctctgtttTTATCTTCACGTGATCTTGGTAGAGAAATAGCTCGCTTTGCTTTTAGGTCTATAAAATTGAAAGCAACACCTTGCAATGGGCTATAAAATAGGAGGTTCTACACCATATTTTACCTACCCAATTCGAGGATGACACGTGGAATGGCTTGGATTCCAAGAAACCAATCTTCGTCCAAGACAGATCAGACCACGTGCATGGTAGTTCAACTAGTTTAGACACGTCAGCAAGATCAGTTTTAGAGAACCCTAATAGATGGTGACTGCTAACCACTACCCACGTGTAAAAAGAAGATTCCAGACCcctggaagagaggagaagatccCCCTGTGCGAACATCATATACCAAGAATGACCCAATCTCGGGAGGAGGAGAAAAGCCAGCTGGCAGCTCTATTGTAATAGGATTGGGGGCAGaaattctataaatagaggCCCTTGTGCCCCATGTAAGAGGGTGGACTCAAATTCATTCACAATCAAGTCATTCCTGTACTCACTTgatagaaagagaaataaagtAATCAAGAAAGTTTCAAGAATGCCTTTCGTTCTCCAATACTATTTCCATTCTTAGTTTGAGTGTTGCAGAGAGGGAAACCAAGTTgttttctttgtgcaacatttttggcgccgtctgtggaaatgaaggagaaaagaTCCATGAAGATTCCACCATGACAAACATTCGCAACCAGTCAAAGATCTAAAAGGCCACTGCTACTGCTGCCGTAGCCGCCGCTCGCgctgccatagttgtcacggcgtcacggtgatccaagtcggtggaggggtgtcacgtcgatatatcgacatgtcgcccgccatggcgttgccatggcaagcatgtcgaccatgttttattttttattttctctatttttaatgtcattttgTATGCTATAGTATatatcctataacatcaaaaatcagcatgaaagtgtactactaatatactatggtttaatttatgaaagtgtaatatccattagtgtacatgaaagtatgaaaacatagattagcctatcaaataaCTATGTATGTGTGCCTGTGTGCctgtgtgcaaggtaagaagaagaaaaaataaaaaaaacaccatcTCTGTGGTATGCAAGCCTGCAatcgcaaggcaagaagaaggggaaaaaaaagcgAGAGAACTAcggctgtaataaatccctccacCCCCCATtcgtctctcgactctctccctgtctgtgtgtgtaattgtgtatgtgtggctgtgtgcagggcaagaagaagataaaaaaaaaacaccttctctttctatgtgcaagcctgcaactgcaaggcaagaagaagaaacaaaaaatcgaGAGGTCTATGATTGTGTGCAAgtctgcaactgcaaggcaagaagaagaaacaaaaaaccgagaggtctatgattgtgtgcaagcctgcaatcgcaaggcaagaagaagaaaaaagttaaaaaaagcTGAGAGGTCTGCGATCGTAAGCAAGCCCGCAActacaaggcaagaagaagaaaaaggaaaaaaacaaaaaaatcgaGAGGTCTGCATCATGTGTACAAACTCGCAATcgcaaggtaagaagaagaagctaagaagaagaagaagaactgacgGAGAAAGTTGCCggaagtgaagaagacgaagaagtgagaagaagaagaagaagaatgaagaagaaggatcaaGTCGCACTCgccggaggactgggaggagattggagaagaagaagaagaaccaaataaataaaaaataaaaaattacttacctGGAGGTTGTCGGAGGGGTTCAAACTTGCCGagagttgcagacttgcagcttcagttcttcttcttcttcttctcacttcttcgtcttcttgacTCCTTCAGTCTCCAGACATCTCACGAAGTCTCTCTTCTGTCTTGACAAACTTTGCGATATCTAAAATCCTCAAATTTCAATTCCAATAAtccaattagggatttagggaaTACTACTGAAGTGTACTGTTTAATctttaatggttttaatttttaatgttaatgtgaccaatacaaatgaaggaaaaagcatttaagcttttaaaaaaaaaaaaattaaacctgAGTTTTTTACACttatatcgaccgatatgcccatatatcGTGATATGGcatccatggcgacgccatgtaCGCCATATCGGGCGATATTTATACATGAGGCATGTCGAAGGTCGATATGCCAgtttctccagcgccaggacgctaTGGCGCTGCTATTCAAGAAGTAGGACAGGGGGCACCCTCAAACCCTTATGTTGGACGGAACGATGTAATCGTGGAGGAGAATGATGCTCAGAAGGAAGATTCTCCGTCAAGATGACCTGGAGATCAACCGTGATATGTGTCGATAGAAAAATTCAAAGCGAAGCAGACTCGGTGGAAAGATCAGATAAACCAGATGATGGAGATGCAATGCAACATCCTGCAAGGAATTCCAGCACATCCCCGTCATGGACGAGAGAAAGAACCCATTCCCCTAAACACAACAAAAATTGCAGCGATGCCAACAATGTTCAGGAAAAGGGTAAAGAACTTCTGGGAGACAACAAAAGACAAGGATCCCAGATGACCAAGGTTGAGCAGGCCTTGAATGACAGTGATGGAGTTGCAGGAGAAGATTCAAGAAGTCTTGAAGGGAAAGAATCATGCTCCAAGCCATGATTTCTTGTTCACTACTGATCTTGCCTTCACAGACGAGATCAGAACAGAGCGCCTGCCCAAGGGCTTCAAGATGCCCACCATTGAGCAATACAGAGGCATGACCGATCTAGAGGACTATCTTGAGACTTTCAAATCTTTGATGTTCTTTCAGGGACCATTGGATGCGATTATGCGTAGGGCATTACCCTCAACCTTGAAGGGTGCTACAAGACAATGGTTTGCGCACCTGAAGCCACGGTCACTTTCTAGCTTTGTGGAGCTCGGACAGGCTTTCCTTGCACACTTCATGAGCAGCCGAGTCCACAAGAAGACAGCAGCCAATCTTTTGGCCGTTAAGCAACGCCCTAATGAAACAATCAGAGGCTTTCTTACCAGGTTTAACAATGAAGCATTGGAGGTACGGGGTTTTGACCCGATGGTAAAATTCCAGGCCCTACGTAGCGGCATCAGGGACGTTGAACTAAAGAAATCACTGATCACGGATGAACCAGTAGACATGTACGAGCTCTTCTCATGCTATTAGAAGCACATCAATCTTGCGGAAGTTCTTACAGCAgagcaagagaaagagataagaccgagaagaagaatcaagaaaagaaagattcccAATCTGGAGGAAACAATCGCAAAAATTACCAAGATTAGAAGAATCCGAAGACAAAGAGGGATGATCGGGCCTGGGTTCCAAGGAGCGATTTGAAGCCAGAGCCAACCTACACTACCCTTACCTATAATCAAGTATACATCCTTAATGAAATTAAGAATTAGACGACTCTGCGTTGGCCCACCAAGATGGTCAAGCCTTCAAATGAGTGCAATAGTattgcaaattccaccaagatcATGGCCATGACACGGAGGACTATAGGTAGTTGTAAGATGAGATAGAAGCCCTCATCCAAAGGGGCCATCTGAGTAGGTTTGTGAAGATGGAGGGCAATGATAGAAGGCAGGGGAATCGTCCCCGAGAACCCGAAGAGAGAGCGAAGTACCCCGCTCGATTGGAAGATAATGGTGATAGATTAGATCCAGCAAGGCGTAGCCGCCATACTAAAAATGTACCCCTCAGAGAGATAGCCACTATCTTTAGAGGTCCAGGATTGAGGGGAGAGTCCTCCAATTCTAGGAAAAATCATGCTCGAAGCGTGTTTCAGGCTGAAGTTCCAAACAATAAGAGAAGGTCCGAGCAGCAAATAACCTTTTCAGATGAAGACCTGTCGGGCATCCAGATGCCACATAATGATGCTCTGGTGGTCAAAATGACTATTGCCAATTGTTTTGTGGCCAGAATACTTGTGGATAATGGAAGCTCGGTTGATATCCTTTACTATGATGCATTTAAGAAGATGCAATTGAAACCCGAGATGCTGAAGAAGGTAGAATCTCCACTCTAAGGATTTAATGGAGCTCTTGTGCTAGTGGAAGGCTCCATTGAGTTGTTGGTGACTGTGGGGACTGAACCCATGCTCTCCAGAGTAAGGATGAATTTTCTAGTGGTAAAGATTAATTCCACCTATAACGGGATACTCGGCCAACCAGGCCTCAATGCCCTACAAGCCATTGTCTCCACTCCCCATCTAGTGATGAAATTTCCTACTGATAAAGGTATAGGGGAATGTCGCGGCAGTTAGTGAACCTCCAACAAATGCTATCAAGGCTATCTGAGGATAAAAAGAAAGGAGCCACAAATGCTCCAAATTACACTTGAGGATGCTCATGATGATACCGAGCATGAAAGGTCAGAGCCAGTCGAGGATTTGGTCCCGGTAGAAATTATCGAAAGAGATGGCAGCCGCACGGTGCAGATTAGAGTAGGCCTGAAGGGTGAGCAAAAGAAGAGCATGGTAAATTTCTAAAGGGCCAATACAGATGTGTTCGTGTGGTCGGTTATGGATATGCTTGGGACTGATCGGGATTTAGCCGAGCACAGGTTAAATGTTTATCCGACAGCAAAGCCAGTATTCCAGAAGAACAGGACTTTCACGCCAGAACGTCAAGAGAAAGTGGCAAAGGAAGTAGTCAAGCTGCTTGACGCAAGATTCATTGAAGAGGCCATATATCCTGAAGGGCTCTTTAATGTTGCAATTGGTGCCTAAGCCTAATGGAAAGTGGTGAATGTGTATTGACTTCACCCAtttgaataaagcatgccctaagGACTAATACCCTTTGCCTCATATTGATTTGTTAATAGATGCAACTGCAGGCCATGAAATgctaagtttcatggacgcctattcaagatataatcaaATTAAAATGTATGAACCTGACATACTAAAGACCTCCTTTTGGCAAAGAAAATTACTGCTACAAACGCATGCCTTTGGACTGAAGAACGCGGGTGCCACATATCAACAGTTGGTAAACCAAATTTTTTGAGAACAAAgagggtgcaacatggaagtgtatgtggatgatatgcttgtgaagagcttgaaggcatCCGACCATATAACCCACCTTGAAGAAGCTTTCCAAGTCTTAAGAAAAAGCAAAATGATGCTCAACCCAGCTAAATGTGCATTTGGGGTAACTTTGGGTAAGttccttggcttcatggtcGTGCAAAAGGGGATAAAAGCAAATCCCGCAAAGATCAAGGCCATATTGGAAATGCTACCGCCTGAAGAATAAAGGAAGTGCAAAAATTAACTGGAAGAATAGCTACGCTTGGAAGATTTATTTCTACCTCAGGTGATCGGTGTCTCCCATTCTTCAAAGCACTAAAAAATAGAGCAGGTGAAAGGCATGTAAAAGGATTAAAGTTGACTTTCGAATGGAAAGAGAAGTGCGAAAAGGTATTCACAgatctgaagaaatacttggccAATCCACCATTGCTGACGAAACCCGATCCTAGAGATGTACTCCAATTATACTTAGCGGTTACCTCGGTAGCCGTTAACGTGGTATTAGTCAAGGGAGATGGTCAGATACAAACGCCAATATACTATGTCAGCAAAGTGCTCTTAGATGCAAAAATAAGGTACAACAATATAGAAAAGCATGTTTATGCTCTGATGATAGCTGCACCGAAGCTAAGACCCTACTTCCAAGCTTATAGATAGTGGTGGTGATAAATCAACCTTTGAAGAAGATTTTGTCAAAGCTCGAACACTTCGGACGTCTAGTGGCATGGTCGGTTGAGTTGGGAGAATTTGATGTGCAGTAAAGCCGCGCACAGCCATAAAAGCACAAGCACTAGCAGACTTTGTTGTAGAATGCACCCTGCCACTGGATGATtgtcaaacccgcccctgactagctggggatttgaatgaaggacaggaacccctgacatggcatccaagcacactgtggagtatcactccaatgattgTATTTAATGGAGAAACCCCGGGAatatcttcctacatacctgacaaaagatggatgcagacctttgtagttgtatagcccactgcataatgtacatttTAAGGAAgataccatcccttgattctagggccTTTGGActgaatcctagttctaggctaaactaatgatgaccctcatcaccatcctatgttttagataaagcatttttaaacccaaacatcaatttgcatgattgatttgatgatgagaacttaattccatacatacatcttaaatcccaacaataaatgacaaattctgctactttgcagattgaccttctcttagttaaaatgatataactccaccacccgaaCTCCATTTGtgttgattccaatttttttggaaactagactcatagagatgaattttgttagaagacaccattacctagttatgactctaagttagttaaaagttcagttcaagttgctgtcaaaatcggatcctgctgtcttgacaggttgacctttgtgtaataaaaataacataactccataatccaatattcattttctttgattttagtttttctagaaaatagaatcatagggcttcattttcttagaaggaaccgtGATCCAATTATatctctaaatggactgaaatttcatttcaatccaaataattctgcgaatgaattctctgggcgatgcatacatcacccagagacatcactcagagtggaaaaatgcagtATTTTTATCTGCAGATGAgcggggaccacccatactagccatgggcaccctctataggatgaggggagtctgagggaccacctcatacccttggatcactgtggaccccacctgagtgcccagaatggcaaagaatcaggttaaaaatgcatttccaAAAGTGGCCTTgacagccaaacaggccttagtagagggctggtctataaatagagacctcagtgttggatttttaattgtatttaaaattaaagattcaaaacacATTTTTGATGGATGTGTTAGAGGGTTGTCTTTCCttatagacacctaaatagccaatgggtgcttattggaagacttgtttgaatgactaacaaacaagccttatgggaaaagacaCATGTTTTGGAgcattttttttggagacatcccttagtggtgtatcttcttctcccatataaagagaggaggtgTCTCGCTCATTCTCTAACAGTTGTTTTGGAAAACATAATTAGAAGCAGTTTTATATTATGTTTTCTTTCCCACCGTAGTCGGTTAGTGTCGGTGagttagtgaatatagcctttCATTGAGCATGATCTTGGGGTGCCAACCCAATCTATGTGGAGTGTCTCTTAGGTGCATTATAATTTCCATGAATTGATTTGAATGTATATGTGGCGTTTACATGTAGTTTGCATGAATAGCATGTGGCTGTTGGTTTGTACAAACCGGATACAAAGATCATAATAGTAGTAATGTTGTTTGGTGGATAGTCATGATGGTTCAAACAAGTTGCATGATTGTATTTATACATATGTTTGTTTATTACTTCATGCGTTCACTTTTATACCAACAGCTTCGTTTGTCTTGTCTGAACCATCATACAATTTTGTAAATAGTTCCCTGCATGTTTTTCTTATATAAAAGTATAAGAGTTAGAATTGATACCCACCATCATCATAACCAGGCCTTTTAAGGAAACGGTTCAGTACCTGGTATAGGAATGGTGTGAAATTCTAATGGACTTGCAACCGTTGTATCTGTTATGAATGGACTTGTGACCGTTGTAATATTATGGAACGGTTCAATGGATTTGCAAACGTTGGTGGCTTAAAATGATTGTTTTTCGCTATATTTTGATTGCAACTGTCGGCAAAGGGTGCATACGGTTATATTTCCATTTATCAATGTCTTTGTGAGAGTGTTTGCTTTCACTCAATCTCTGTTTGTGATGCCTTAATGTTTTAACATTAGtcgtctgtctctctctcataaGAAAGGCTTGTGCTTAGGCTTTGAGCAACCCTTTATATTATTTGGACTAAATGGACTTGACTCCATGATACATTACTTGGACCAAACAGATCATTAGATCTTTGTGTTCTGTCTCAAAGATAGTAGCAGCCATTGGCTTGAGAATGAGATGGGTTGTGAGGGACATGCCTCGTGAGAGGCTGTGAATATATGGTAAGAGGTGATGGTTTAAGTTTGGACTTTCTTTGATGGATGAATCCATTAAATCCTTATTTGATGATGAGAGATAGTCAAGTTATTGGAAGCTTTATACGACTTTTCATGAGATCTCTTTGAGGGATTGGTTATTTTAAAGAGTTGTTTATGATGAAACCAAAAACAAGAGTTATGCACGTGGGTTTGGTCTTTTACTTCCGTTGAATGTAAGTGCTTTCATGATACAATCCGACCACAGATCATGGGTCTAGTCTACATGAGGAGGGAGTCCAAGGTGATACCATACAACTCAAGTCCGAGAGAAGGCTTGCGTAAACCCAAGTGGTTAGAAGGGTTCATTTAGAAGGATTCTTCCATTCCTAGGCAGTTGTTGTTGTAAGAAATTGGTTGTAAGGGTATATATAAAGACCCAACACGTGTAGATGGATATGAAAATACAATACTCCTtaattccttccttcttttccccaTCGAGCTTGCTCTTGTGCTCAAACAGAGAACCCCTtctttcttaattctctctGTTTTCCCTGCGTAGCTCCTTAGATTCTGAATTCTTGAAGAATTCAATATCATTTCAATTATGAATAATCAGATTTCTTAGAGAAATCCAACATGGGGCAACTGTGGTAACCGAACACCTATTTGGGTATGAGATGTGACCTATATTTTGAGAATAGATTGGAGGCCCAGTTATCAAATTAGATATTTGGATATTGATTGGTCCAGTggattttttggtaaatcatgTAAAGCCAAGTGATTGTATTTGTTGATTAAATCGGTTGTTGATAGAGACAAGTATTTGTGCATGcaattatgtatatataaaattgcatgggagcataaattttattttattatcatGCTAATTTGATATGCAAGTAAAGTTGCATGGGTAAGTTAGTATGGAAGTGTGGGAATTATAATTTTCTCACAAGGGCATTCTCATATTAATTTGGCTTATATCTCTGAAAGTGATAAATCCAAAATGTGGGGGTTATTATGAGAATGTGTATATTTACATGTTCAGtctcttttaagagatatatAAAGCCAAATAGAATGATAATTTCTACTTGAAATTGAATCTAATAGATATGTTTAGATTCAgttatgtaaatatttgaaagATTACCTTGGTTCAAAGGTAGCATGTACAAACATGTGTTGGTGGAGGTGATTTATAGAATCGGTAATTCAGCCTAAGTTATAGGTTCCACCacggttttatttttatggcttCGTCAGAAAGCCGGATCTGGAGCCATAAGGCTATGAATATAAATGATAGATGTATGGTGATGACCAAAACCAAATTATGTCACGAAATACAAAGAGCATGGTCAGTAGAAAATAAAGACTAATATGTCTTAGTTGCATATATCTGGTGAGGCTAAGGAAGGTAGCGTTGCCTACTCAGTATAGTTTGGACAAAAATGACTAATACTATTATATAGCCTCTGACCACTATTGTGGTATACATCTAAAGGAATGAGCGCTTAAGGCCTGtgtcataggtcatgtgatggacacccaacctatgtgaagaggaacaatcctgaattaggttcaaagggtacaaacgaagtcactAAGAGACTTGTTTAGTACTACTATACATTTGCTCATTCTGGTTAGATGGGAAAGTAGTACACCACAATGAAATGAGGATGAGTTAGATACTCTTAATTAAGCTAAATCCTatgaaatgtgggggtgtgttaactgtggtgcacactaGCTGACCATAGTGGATGTAGGAGGTGTGGCCGCCTACCGATGAGAGTTTTAAAGGCGAACTCTTTAAACATCCATGAGACCGAGATAGGGGACAAGGCctgttttttaaaaagaatgTCCAATTTTTTTGTGAACGGGTTAAGTCACGTAAGGTCGACTGGCAGGATATGGATGGTGAGCTTGTCGACTACgccaatgaggaaaggttcaagaaatcTAACTTTACCCGTACTCTGTAGCGAAGTTCAtaagacctagtgtaggttcaagtccgaaagacacctgcaacgatgtgtcctactatgttTAATATATTCACTAGTTCAGTGTTTTGTTTTATCAGTATTTTGAATctgtgggggattgttggatttttaattgtatTTAAAATTAGAGATTCAAAACACGTTTTTGATGGATGTGTTAGAGGGTTATGTCTTTCCTTATggacacctaaatagccaatggGTGCTTATTGGAAAGACTTGTTTGAATGGCTAACAAACAATCCTTATGGGAAAAGACACATGTTTTGGAGCATTTCTtttggagacatcccttagtgg
This window encodes:
- the LOC122650636 gene encoding uncharacterized protein LOC122650636, which codes for MELQEKIQEVLKGKNHAPSHDFLFTTDLAFTDEIRTERLPKGFKMPTIEQYRGMTDLEDYLETFKSLMFFQGPLDAIMRRALPSTLKGATRQWFAHLKPRSLSSFVELGQAFLAHFMSSRVHKKTAANLLAVKQRPNETIRGFLTRFNNEALEVRGFDPMVKFQALRSGIRDVELKKSLITDEPVDMYELFSCY